One stretch of Cellulomonas wangsupingiae DNA includes these proteins:
- the fusA gene encoding elongation factor G — protein MALDVLTDLQKVRNIGIMAHIDAGKTTTTERILFYTGVNYKIGETHDGASTMDWMEQEQERGITITSAATTCYWKNNQINIIDTPGHVDFTVEVERSLRVLDGAVAVFDGKEGVEPQSETVWRQADKYDVPRICFVNKMDKLGADFYFTVKTIVDRLKAKPLVIQLPIGSENDFIGVVDLVEMRALVWRGETALGEKYEIEDIPADLQEKAEQYRAELVEAVAETSEELLEKYLGGEELTVAEIKAGIRQLTISSAAYPVLCGSAFKNKGVQPMLDAVIDYLPTPLDVPAVAGHDVKDEEKVVERHPDATEPFAALAFKVASHPFFGKLTYVRVYSGRVESGAQVLNSTKGKKERIGKLFQMHSNKENPVPEAQAGHIYAFIGLKDVTTGDTLCDPSAPVILESMTFPEPVIDVAIEPKTKGDQEKLSTAIQKLAEEDPTFRVKLDEETGQTVIGGMGELHLDILVDRMRREFKVEANVGKPQVAYRETIRRAVEKIDYTHKKQTGGSGQYAKVQMTFQPLDPAEGELYEFENKVTGGRIPREYIPSVDAGIQSAMQLGVLAGYPLVGVKAILLDGAAHDVDSSEMAFKIAGSMILKEAVRKADPALLEPIMAVEVRTPEEYMGDVIGDINSRRGMIQSMEDATGVKVIRAQVPLSEMFGYVGDLRSKTQGRAVYSMQFDSYAEVPRNVAEEIIKKTRGE, from the coding sequence GTGGCACTGGACGTGCTGACGGATCTCCAGAAGGTCCGCAACATCGGCATCATGGCGCACATCGACGCCGGCAAGACCACGACCACCGAGCGGATCCTGTTCTACACGGGGGTCAACTACAAGATCGGTGAGACGCACGACGGCGCCTCGACGATGGACTGGATGGAGCAGGAGCAGGAGCGCGGCATCACGATCACGTCGGCCGCGACGACCTGCTACTGGAAGAACAACCAGATCAACATCATCGACACGCCCGGGCACGTCGACTTCACGGTCGAGGTGGAGCGCTCGCTGCGCGTCCTGGACGGTGCCGTCGCCGTGTTCGACGGCAAGGAGGGCGTGGAGCCCCAGTCGGAGACCGTGTGGCGCCAGGCCGACAAGTACGACGTCCCGCGCATCTGCTTCGTCAACAAGATGGACAAGCTCGGCGCGGACTTCTACTTCACGGTCAAGACGATCGTCGACCGCCTGAAGGCCAAGCCGCTGGTCATCCAGCTGCCGATCGGCTCGGAGAACGACTTCATCGGAGTCGTCGACCTGGTCGAGATGCGCGCGCTGGTGTGGCGCGGCGAGACGGCCCTCGGTGAGAAGTACGAGATCGAGGACATCCCCGCCGACCTCCAGGAGAAGGCCGAGCAGTACCGGGCCGAGCTCGTCGAGGCCGTCGCGGAGACCAGCGAGGAGCTGCTCGAGAAGTACCTCGGCGGCGAGGAGCTGACGGTCGCTGAGATCAAGGCCGGCATCCGCCAGCTCACGATCTCGTCGGCCGCCTACCCGGTCCTGTGCGGCTCGGCGTTCAAGAACAAGGGCGTGCAGCCCATGCTCGACGCCGTCATCGACTACCTGCCCACGCCCCTGGACGTCCCGGCCGTCGCCGGCCACGACGTCAAGGACGAGGAGAAGGTCGTCGAGCGCCACCCGGACGCGACGGAGCCGTTCGCGGCCCTCGCGTTCAAGGTCGCCTCGCACCCGTTCTTCGGCAAGCTGACCTACGTCCGGGTGTACTCGGGCCGGGTCGAGTCGGGCGCCCAGGTGCTCAACTCGACCAAGGGGAAGAAGGAGCGCATCGGGAAGCTCTTCCAGATGCACTCCAACAAGGAGAACCCCGTCCCCGAGGCGCAGGCCGGGCACATCTACGCGTTCATCGGCCTCAAGGACGTCACCACCGGTGACACCCTGTGCGACCCGAGCGCGCCGGTGATCCTGGAGTCGATGACCTTCCCGGAGCCCGTCATCGACGTGGCGATCGAGCCGAAGACCAAGGGTGACCAGGAGAAGCTCTCCACGGCCATCCAGAAGCTCGCCGAGGAGGACCCGACCTTCCGCGTCAAGCTCGACGAGGAGACCGGCCAGACCGTCATCGGCGGCATGGGCGAGCTCCACCTCGACATCCTCGTCGACCGCATGCGTCGCGAGTTCAAGGTCGAGGCCAACGTCGGCAAGCCGCAGGTCGCGTACCGCGAGACGATCCGCCGTGCGGTCGAGAAGATCGACTACACGCACAAGAAGCAGACCGGTGGCTCGGGTCAGTACGCCAAGGTGCAGATGACGTTCCAGCCGCTGGACCCTGCCGAGGGCGAGCTGTACGAGTTCGAGAACAAGGTCACCGGTGGCCGGATCCCGCGCGAGTACATCCCGTCGGTCGACGCGGGCATCCAGAGCGCGATGCAGCTCGGCGTCCTCGCGGGCTACCCGCTCGTGGGCGTCAAGGCGATCCTGCTCGACGGTGCGGCGCACGACGTCGACTCCTCGGAGATGGCGTTCAAGATCGCCGGCTCGATGATCCTCAAGGAGGCGGTGCGCAAGGCGGACCCGGCCCTCCTCGAGCCGATCATGGCCGTCGAGGTGCGTACGCCCGAGGAGTACATGGGCGACGTCATCGGCGACATCAACTCGCGGCGCGGCATGATCCAGTCGATGGAGGACGCGACGGGCGTGAAGGTCATCCGCGCCCAGGTGCCGCTCTCGGAGATGTTCGGGTACGTCGGCGACCTGCGGTCCAAGACCCAGGGTCGTGCCGTCTACTCGATGCAGTTCGACAGCTACGCCGAGGTTCCTCGGAACGTTGCCGAAGAGATCATCAAGAAGACCCGGGGCGAGTAG
- a CDS encoding C2 family cysteine protease: MNHRARCGRDERGAGTLEYVGVIVVAAVLVVAVIAGVRSTGAAQHVAAAVCDIRSAFSQAGDCGGDDAPTTYDGQDGDGLTAGAPGGSGEVPAGEEQEQDDAPSPDYVNAADEREEADPERVADALEELRDALEGGFFGVRAGDLEDARDAVEDLNGRELDALIASMDDEELERWVSQMEDGWLLGGWSREERRELWELLASRASKATLDRLSGFTDELQPSFDGVGGDGARDDPQSPANVAEFGEVAHDLFVGTVRPQEVSQGMIGDCWWIASMMAVAQADPQVIRDAITTNPNGTYTVHLYRDGQRVAVTVTPDMVLMPDGTPAFVSNDGAGPPYELWPMVLEKALALEYGDYEQIEGGWPSDGMTALTGRESTSHGTGDLSIQQLASTLSDGGAIGVASLEPEDAKKSTYYQQDAGANRLFANHAYYVQSVDVKGGTVTLVNPWGIAGNPPITMPYTDYLEQFRQVDVNEVS, from the coding sequence GTGAACCATCGAGCGAGGTGCGGCCGGGACGAGCGCGGCGCCGGGACGTTGGAGTACGTCGGCGTCATCGTGGTGGCGGCGGTCCTCGTCGTCGCCGTGATCGCGGGGGTGCGGTCGACCGGTGCGGCGCAGCACGTGGCTGCGGCCGTGTGCGACATCCGGTCGGCCTTCTCCCAGGCGGGCGACTGCGGCGGTGACGACGCACCCACGACCTACGACGGCCAGGACGGCGACGGGCTGACCGCCGGCGCGCCCGGTGGGTCCGGCGAGGTGCCGGCCGGTGAGGAGCAGGAACAGGACGACGCGCCGTCGCCCGACTACGTCAACGCCGCGGACGAGCGCGAGGAGGCGGACCCCGAGCGGGTCGCGGACGCTCTCGAGGAGCTGCGCGACGCGCTCGAGGGCGGGTTCTTCGGCGTGCGTGCGGGTGACCTCGAGGACGCGCGCGACGCCGTCGAGGACCTGAACGGTCGTGAGCTCGACGCGCTCATCGCCTCGATGGACGACGAGGAGCTCGAGCGCTGGGTCAGCCAGATGGAGGACGGCTGGCTGCTCGGCGGGTGGTCGCGCGAGGAGCGCCGCGAGCTGTGGGAGCTGCTGGCGTCCCGCGCCTCGAAGGCGACCCTCGACCGGCTCTCCGGGTTCACCGACGAGCTGCAGCCGTCGTTCGACGGTGTGGGCGGGGACGGTGCGCGTGACGACCCGCAGAGCCCGGCGAACGTGGCCGAGTTCGGCGAGGTCGCCCATGACCTGTTCGTGGGGACGGTCCGGCCCCAGGAGGTGTCCCAGGGCATGATCGGCGACTGCTGGTGGATCGCGTCGATGATGGCGGTGGCGCAGGCCGACCCGCAGGTGATCCGGGACGCCATCACGACCAACCCGAACGGCACCTACACCGTCCACCTGTACCGCGACGGGCAGCGGGTCGCCGTGACCGTCACGCCCGACATGGTGCTGATGCCCGACGGCACGCCGGCGTTCGTGTCGAACGACGGGGCCGGCCCCCCGTACGAGCTGTGGCCCATGGTCCTGGAGAAGGCGCTGGCTCTCGAGTACGGCGACTACGAGCAGATCGAGGGCGGGTGGCCGTCGGACGGCATGACCGCCCTGACCGGCCGGGAGTCGACGAGCCACGGGACCGGTGACCTCTCGATCCAGCAGCTCGCGTCGACGCTGTCGGACGGTGGGGCGATCGGCGTGGCGTCGCTCGAGCCGGAGGACGCGAAGAAGAGCACCTACTATCAGCAGGACGCGGGGGCGAACCGCCTGTTCGCGAACCACGCGTACTACGTGCAGTCGGTCGACGTGAAGGGCGGCACCGTGACGCTCGTGAACCCGTGGGGGATCGCGGGGAACCCCCCGATCACGATGCCGTACACCGACTATCTCGAGCAGTTCCGCCAGGTCGACGTCAACGAGGTGAGCTGA
- a CDS encoding DNA-directed RNA polymerase subunit beta' has protein sequence MLDVNVFDELRIGLATADDIRAWSHGEVKKPETINYRTLKPEKDGLFCEKIFGPTRDWECYCGKYKRVRFKGIICERCGVEVTRSKVRRERMGHIELAAPVTHIWFFKGVPSRLGYLLDLAPKDLEKVIYFAAYMITWVDVDGRQEDLPNLQNEIDLEKKEISDRRDNDINTRAAKLEADLAELEAEGAKADARRKVRDSAEREMAQIRKRADAELDRLEQVWDRFKNLKVADLEGDEMLYRALQDRYGNYFEGSMGAQAIQKRLQAFDLAAEADSLRETIRSGKGQRKTRALKRLKVVNAFLTTNNSPTGMVLDAVPVIPPDLRPMVQLDGGRFATSDLNDLYRRVINRNNRLKRLLDLGAPEIIVNNEKRMLQEAVDSLFDNGRRGRPVTGPGNRPLKSISDMLKGKQGRFRQNLLGKRVDYSGRSVIVVGPQLKLHQCGLPKQMALELFKPFVMKRLVDLNHAQNIKSAKRMVERARPVVWDVLEEVITEHPVLLNRAPTLHRLGIQAFEPQLVEGKAIHLHPLVCAAFNADFDGDQMAVHLPLSAEAQAEARILMLSSNNILKPSDGRPVTMPSQDMIIGLFHLTSDKEDPVGQGRLFSSVAEAIMAFDQGSLDLNAVVKIRFEDLVLAEDQAPEGWEPGQPLLYETTLGRALFNELLPVDYPYENGVVDKKRLSVIVNDLAERYPKVEVAASLDALKEAGFRWATRSGVTIAISDVATPAVKQEILDEHEARAAKVQGQYDKGLITDDERRQELIEIWTNATDKVAKAMQANFPPRNTVFRMVGSGARGNWMQVRQIAGMRGLVANPKGEIIPRPIKANYREGLSVLEYFIATHGARKGLADTALRTADSGYLTRRLVDVSQDVIVREEDCGTERGLTMPIGVAAADGALRRHDKVETSVYSRTLATDIEVDGEIIGHAGDDVGDVLLDRLLETGVTELKIRSVLTCESRVGTCAKCYGRSLATGKLVDIGEAVGIIAAQSIGEPGTQLTMRTFHTGGVASADDITQGLPRVQELFEARTPKGEAHIAEFSGRITIEETDRARALVLTPDDGSEEIRYAITKRSRLLVQDGDHVSVGTQLVQGAVDPKKVLRILGPRATQKHLVDEVQEVYRSQGVDIHDKHIEVIVRQMLRRVTVLDSGETGLLPGELAERGRFEDFNRRAVSEGGQPASGRPELMGITKASLATDSWLSAASFQETTKVLTEAAMSSRSDPLLGLKENVILGKLIPAGTGLPRYRNVEVEATEEAKAELYPAFGYDEIDFPALGLGTGDAIPLEDIDFGDYR, from the coding sequence TTGCTCGACGTCAACGTCTTCGACGAGCTGCGCATCGGCCTGGCTACGGCCGACGACATCCGTGCCTGGTCGCACGGCGAGGTGAAGAAGCCCGAGACCATCAACTACCGCACCCTGAAGCCGGAGAAGGACGGGCTCTTCTGCGAGAAGATCTTCGGCCCCACCCGGGACTGGGAGTGCTACTGCGGCAAGTACAAGCGCGTGCGCTTCAAGGGCATCATCTGCGAGCGCTGCGGCGTCGAGGTGACGCGCTCGAAGGTGCGCCGTGAGCGCATGGGCCACATCGAGCTCGCCGCCCCCGTCACGCACATCTGGTTCTTCAAGGGTGTGCCGTCGCGACTGGGCTACCTGCTCGACCTGGCGCCGAAGGACCTGGAGAAGGTCATCTACTTCGCGGCCTACATGATCACGTGGGTCGACGTGGACGGCCGCCAGGAGGACCTCCCGAACCTCCAGAACGAGATCGACCTGGAGAAGAAGGAGATCTCGGACCGGCGCGACAACGACATCAACACGCGTGCCGCGAAGCTCGAGGCCGACCTGGCCGAGCTCGAGGCCGAGGGTGCCAAGGCCGACGCGCGCCGCAAGGTGCGTGACTCCGCCGAGCGCGAGATGGCGCAGATCCGCAAGCGGGCCGACGCCGAGCTCGACCGGCTCGAGCAGGTCTGGGACCGGTTCAAGAACCTCAAGGTCGCGGACCTCGAGGGCGACGAGATGCTCTACCGGGCGCTGCAGGACCGGTACGGCAACTACTTCGAGGGCTCGATGGGCGCCCAGGCGATCCAGAAGCGCCTGCAGGCCTTCGACCTCGCGGCCGAGGCGGACTCGCTGCGCGAGACCATCCGCAGCGGCAAGGGCCAGCGCAAGACCCGTGCCCTCAAGCGCCTCAAGGTCGTCAACGCGTTCCTCACGACGAACAACTCGCCGACGGGCATGGTCCTCGACGCGGTCCCGGTCATCCCGCCGGACCTGCGCCCGATGGTCCAGCTCGACGGTGGCCGCTTCGCCACGTCGGACCTCAACGACCTGTACCGCCGCGTCATCAACCGGAACAACCGCCTCAAGCGGCTCCTGGACCTGGGCGCGCCGGAGATCATCGTCAACAACGAGAAGCGGATGCTCCAGGAGGCCGTGGACTCGCTGTTCGACAACGGCCGCCGCGGCCGGCCCGTCACGGGCCCCGGCAACCGTCCGCTGAAGTCGATCTCCGACATGCTCAAGGGCAAGCAGGGCCGGTTCCGCCAGAACCTGCTCGGCAAGCGCGTCGACTACTCGGGCCGTTCGGTCATCGTCGTCGGCCCGCAGCTCAAGCTGCACCAGTGCGGTCTGCCCAAGCAGATGGCGCTCGAGCTGTTCAAGCCGTTCGTGATGAAGCGCCTGGTGGACCTCAACCACGCGCAGAACATCAAGTCGGCCAAGCGCATGGTCGAGCGCGCGCGCCCGGTCGTGTGGGACGTGCTCGAGGAGGTCATCACCGAGCACCCGGTGCTGCTGAACCGTGCACCCACGCTGCACCGTCTGGGCATCCAGGCGTTCGAGCCCCAGCTGGTCGAGGGCAAGGCGATCCACCTGCACCCGCTCGTCTGCGCCGCGTTCAACGCGGACTTCGACGGTGACCAGATGGCCGTCCACCTGCCCCTGAGCGCGGAGGCGCAGGCCGAGGCCCGCATCCTCATGCTCTCGAGCAACAACATCCTCAAGCCGTCCGACGGCCGCCCGGTGACCATGCCCTCGCAGGACATGATCATCGGCCTGTTCCACCTCACCTCCGACAAGGAGGACCCGGTGGGTCAGGGCCGGTTGTTCAGCTCGGTCGCCGAGGCGATCATGGCGTTCGACCAGGGGTCCCTCGACCTCAACGCGGTCGTGAAGATCCGGTTCGAGGACCTGGTGCTCGCCGAGGACCAGGCGCCCGAGGGCTGGGAGCCGGGGCAGCCGCTGCTGTACGAGACGACGCTGGGCCGTGCGCTCTTCAACGAGCTGCTGCCCGTCGACTACCCGTACGAGAACGGCGTCGTCGACAAGAAGCGCCTGTCGGTCATCGTCAACGACCTGGCGGAGCGGTACCCGAAGGTCGAGGTCGCGGCCTCGCTCGACGCGCTGAAGGAGGCCGGCTTCCGCTGGGCCACCCGCTCGGGCGTCACGATCGCGATCTCCGACGTCGCCACGCCGGCGGTGAAGCAGGAGATCCTCGACGAGCACGAGGCGCGTGCGGCGAAGGTGCAGGGCCAGTACGACAAGGGCCTCATCACCGACGACGAGCGTCGCCAGGAGCTCATCGAGATCTGGACGAACGCCACCGACAAGGTCGCCAAGGCCATGCAGGCGAACTTCCCGCCCCGCAACACCGTCTTCCGGATGGTCGGCTCGGGTGCGCGAGGCAACTGGATGCAGGTCCGCCAGATCGCGGGCATGCGTGGCCTCGTGGCCAACCCGAAGGGCGAGATCATCCCGCGCCCGATCAAGGCGAACTACCGCGAGGGCCTGTCCGTCCTCGAGTACTTCATCGCGACGCACGGTGCCCGCAAGGGTCTGGCGGACACCGCTCTGCGGACCGCCGACTCGGGCTACCTCACGCGTCGTCTGGTGGACGTCTCGCAGGACGTCATCGTCCGCGAGGAGGACTGCGGCACCGAGCGCGGCCTGACCATGCCGATCGGCGTGGCGGCGGCGGACGGCGCCCTGCGCCGCCACGACAAGGTCGAGACGTCCGTGTACTCGCGGACGCTGGCCACCGACATCGAGGTGGACGGCGAGATCATCGGCCACGCCGGTGACGACGTCGGCGACGTGCTCCTCGACCGTCTCCTGGAGACGGGGGTCACCGAGCTCAAGATCCGTTCGGTGCTCACCTGCGAGTCCCGCGTCGGCACGTGTGCCAAGTGCTACGGCCGTTCGCTGGCCACCGGCAAGCTCGTCGACATCGGCGAGGCCGTCGGCATCATCGCGGCGCAGTCGATCGGTGAGCCCGGCACGCAGCTGACGATGCGTACCTTCCACACCGGTGGTGTGGCGTCGGCCGACGACATCACGCAGGGTCTGCCGCGTGTCCAGGAGCTCTTCGAGGCCCGCACCCCCAAGGGTGAGGCGCACATCGCGGAGTTCTCGGGCCGGATCACCATCGAGGAGACGGACCGGGCGCGGGCACTCGTGCTCACCCCGGACGACGGCTCGGAGGAGATCCGCTACGCGATCACCAAGCGCTCGCGCCTGCTGGTGCAGGACGGCGACCACGTCTCGGTGGGCACGCAGCTGGTCCAGGGTGCGGTCGACCCCAAGAAGGTCCTGCGCATCCTCGGCCCGCGTGCCACGCAGAAGCACCTGGTGGACGAGGTCCAGGAGGTCTACCGCTCCCAGGGCGTGGACATCCACGACAAGCACATCGAGGTCATCGTGCGGCAGATGCTGCGGCGCGTGACGGTGCTCGACTCCGGCGAGACGGGCCTGCTGCCCGGCGAGCTGGCCGAGCGCGGTCGCTTCGAGGACTTCAACCGCCGTGCCGTGTCCGAGGGTGGCCAGCCGGCCTCGGGGCGTCCGGAGCTCATGGGCATCACGAAGGCGTCGCTCGCGACCGACTCGTGGCTCTCGGCGGCCTCCTTCCAGGAGACGACGAAGGTGCTCACCGAGGCCGCGATGTCGAGCCGTTCGGACCCGCTGCTGGGCCTGAAGGAGAACGTCATCCTCGGAAAGCTCATCCCCGCCGGTACGGGCCTGCCCCGCTACCGCAACGTGGAGGTGGAGGCGACCGAGGAGGCGAAGGCCGAGCTGTACCCGGCCTTCGGCTACGACGAGATCGACTTCCCGGCGCTCGGCCTGGGCACCGGCGACGCGATCCCGCTCGAGGACATCGACTTCGGCGACTACCGCTGA
- the rpsG gene encoding 30S ribosomal protein S7, which produces MPRKGPAPKRPLIVDPVYGSPVVTQLINKVLLDGKKTVAESIVYGALEGVREKTQSDPVVVLKRALDNVRPSIEVKSRRVGGATYQVPIEVRPVRATTLALRWLTDFSRARREKTMTERLMNEILDASNGLGAAVKRREDMHKMAESNRAFAHYRW; this is translated from the coding sequence ATGCCTCGCAAGGGTCCCGCTCCGAAGCGGCCGCTGATCGTCGACCCCGTCTACGGTTCGCCGGTGGTCACGCAGCTCATCAACAAGGTGCTCCTCGACGGCAAGAAGACCGTCGCCGAGTCCATCGTCTACGGCGCGCTCGAGGGCGTCCGTGAGAAGACGCAGTCCGACCCGGTCGTCGTGCTCAAGCGCGCGCTGGACAACGTGCGTCCCTCCATCGAGGTCAAGTCCCGCCGCGTCGGTGGTGCGACCTACCAGGTGCCGATCGAGGTCCGTCCGGTGCGGGCGACCACGCTCGCGCTGCGCTGGCTCACCGACTTCTCGCGCGCTCGTCGCGAGAAGACCATGACCGAGCGCCTCATGAACGAGATCCTCGACGCCTCCAACGGCCTGGGTGCCGCGGTCAAGCGTCGCGAGGACATGCACAAGATGGCCGAGTCCAACCGGGCGTTCGCGCACTACCGCTGGTGA
- the rpsL gene encoding 30S ribosomal protein S12: MPTIQQLVRKGRQAKTNKSKTPALKGSPQRRGVCTRVYTTTPKKPNSALRKVARVRLSSGIEVTAYIPGVGHNLQEHSIVLVRGGRVKDLPGVRYKIVRGALDTQGVKNRKQARSRYGAKKG, from the coding sequence GTGCCTACGATCCAGCAGCTGGTCCGCAAGGGCCGGCAGGCGAAGACGAACAAGTCGAAGACGCCTGCCCTCAAGGGCTCCCCCCAGCGACGCGGTGTGTGCACCCGCGTCTACACGACCACGCCGAAGAAGCCGAACTCCGCGCTCCGCAAGGTCGCGCGCGTGCGCCTCTCCTCGGGCATCGAGGTCACCGCGTACATCCCCGGCGTCGGCCACAACCTGCAGGAGCACTCGATCGTGCTCGTCCGCGGCGGGCGTGTGAAGGACCTGCCCGGCGTCCGTTACAAGATCGTGCGCGGCGCGCTCGACACCCAGGGTGTCAAGAACCGCAAGCAGGCACGTTCCCGCTACGGCGCGAAGAAGGGCTGA